A stretch of Rhizobium viscosum DNA encodes these proteins:
- a CDS encoding FAD-binding oxidoreductase yields the protein MDNLNLTTLQRGQTMVNDVAIDAFAAGFRGSLLTSKDMNYNEARAIWNAMIDRRPGLIARCAGAADVVRAVRFARDNNLLVSVRGGGHGIAGNAVCDGGVVIDLSTMKSVRVDPQTRRARIEPGATLADVDKETLAFGLVLPTGINSTTGIAGLTLGGGFGWLTRKFGLTLDNLLSVDVVTADGELIKASETDKPDLFWALRGGGGNFGVVTSFEFKLNPLDTEVLAGLVVHPFADAEKVLKEYRQALEAAPDELTCWVVMRQAPPLPFLPAEWHGKEIVVLAMCYCGDVAAGEKAAARLRAIGKPIADIVGPMPFTGWQQAFDPLLTPGARNYWKSQDFASLSDAAIDVLLKAMRRLPGPECEIFIGHVGGAAGRVANEATAFPQRSSHFVMNVHARWRETGMDGSCVGWARELFEATKPHAVGTAYINFMPDDETDRVEAAYGANYARLAEIKRRYDPNNLFRMNQNVKPMATVRTA from the coding sequence ATGGACAACTTGAACCTCACGACCCTGCAAAGGGGTCAGACGATGGTCAATGACGTGGCCATCGATGCATTTGCCGCCGGATTTCGCGGCAGTCTCCTGACGAGCAAGGATATGAATTACAACGAGGCGCGGGCGATCTGGAATGCGATGATCGACCGACGGCCCGGCCTCATCGCGCGCTGCGCGGGCGCTGCCGATGTCGTTCGGGCGGTGCGGTTCGCGCGCGACAACAATCTTCTCGTTTCGGTGCGCGGCGGCGGACACGGCATTGCCGGCAACGCCGTCTGCGACGGCGGCGTCGTCATCGACCTGTCGACGATGAAATCGGTGCGGGTCGATCCGCAGACGCGGCGTGCCAGGATCGAGCCGGGCGCAACGCTTGCCGATGTCGACAAGGAAACGCTGGCCTTCGGGCTGGTGCTGCCGACCGGCATCAATTCCACGACAGGCATCGCCGGCCTGACGCTTGGCGGCGGCTTCGGCTGGCTGACCCGCAAATTTGGACTGACCCTCGACAATCTGCTTTCGGTCGACGTGGTGACGGCGGATGGCGAACTGATCAAGGCGAGCGAGACGGATAAGCCCGATCTCTTCTGGGCGCTGCGCGGCGGCGGCGGCAATTTCGGCGTCGTGACCTCCTTCGAGTTCAAGCTCAACCCGCTCGACACCGAGGTTCTCGCCGGGCTCGTCGTGCATCCCTTCGCCGATGCGGAAAAGGTGCTGAAGGAATACCGCCAGGCGCTGGAGGCGGCGCCCGACGAACTGACCTGCTGGGTGGTGATGCGCCAGGCGCCGCCGCTGCCCTTCCTGCCGGCCGAATGGCACGGCAAGGAGATCGTGGTGCTGGCGATGTGTTATTGCGGAGATGTCGCGGCGGGTGAAAAGGCTGCGGCCAGGTTGCGCGCGATCGGAAAGCCGATTGCCGATATCGTCGGCCCGATGCCGTTCACCGGCTGGCAGCAGGCCTTCGATCCGCTGCTCACACCAGGTGCGCGCAATTACTGGAAGAGCCAGGATTTCGCTTCCTTGTCCGATGCGGCGATCGACGTGCTGCTCAAGGCGATGCGCAGGCTGCCCGGCCCGGAATGCGAGATCTTCATCGGCCATGTCGGAGGGGCTGCCGGCCGCGTGGCCAACGAAGCCACCGCATTTCCGCAGCGCAGCTCGCATTTCGTCATGAACGTGCATGCCCGCTGGCGGGAAACCGGGATGGATGGAAGCTGCGTCGGCTGGGCGCGCGAGCTTTTCGAGGCCACCAAGCCGCATGCTGTGGGAACCGCCTATATCAACTTCATGCCTGACGACGAAACCGACCGGGTCGAAGCCGCCTATGGCGCCAACTACGCCCGCCTTGCTGAGATCAAGCGGCGTTACGATCCGAACAATCTGTTCCGGATGAACCAGAACGTGAAACCGATGGCGACGGTGCGGACTGCCTGA
- a CDS encoding UDP-2,3-diacylglucosamine diphosphatase, translating to MMEPRRFRTLFISDVHLGSKAAKADFLLDFLRYHEADTIYLVGDIVDGWRLKRSWYWPQVCNDVVQKLLRKARKGTRVVYIPGNHDEFLRAFPGMHFGGIEVVERIIHDGADGKKYLILHGDEFDVVVRNARLLAYLGDWAYDTAIRINIVLAAVRRHLGMPYWSFSAWAKLQVKHAVNFIGEFQRVVAEEARKSGADGVICGHIHHAVIEDMDGIRYINTGDWVESCTAIVEHEDGTFELITWRALTSNVPALTSIELLEEGELAPQAA from the coding sequence ATGATGGAACCTCGGCGCTTCCGCACCCTCTTCATTTCCGATGTGCATCTCGGCTCGAAGGCCGCCAAGGCGGATTTCCTGCTGGATTTCCTTAGATATCACGAGGCAGACACGATCTACCTCGTTGGCGATATTGTCGATGGCTGGCGCCTGAAGCGCAGCTGGTACTGGCCGCAGGTCTGTAACGACGTGGTCCAGAAACTCTTGCGCAAGGCGCGCAAGGGTACGCGTGTCGTCTATATCCCCGGCAATCACGACGAATTCCTGCGCGCCTTTCCCGGCATGCATTTCGGCGGCATCGAGGTGGTCGAGCGCATCATCCATGACGGCGCCGACGGCAAGAAGTACCTGATCCTGCATGGCGACGAATTCGACGTGGTCGTGCGCAATGCCCGGCTGCTCGCCTATCTCGGCGACTGGGCCTACGACACGGCGATCCGCATCAACATCGTGCTCGCAGCCGTCCGCCGCCACCTCGGCATGCCCTACTGGTCCTTCTCGGCCTGGGCCAAGCTGCAGGTCAAACACGCCGTCAACTTCATCGGCGAGTTCCAGCGCGTGGTTGCCGAAGAAGCCCGCAAGAGCGGTGCCGACGGCGTCATCTGTGGCCATATCCATCACGCCGTGATCGAGGATATGGACGGCATCCGCTACATCAATACCGGCGACTGGGTCGAAAGCTGCACGGCGATCGTCGAGCATGAAGACGGTACGTTCGAACTCATCACCTGGCGTGCGCTGACCAGCAACGTGCCGGCCCTGACCTCTATCGAATTGCTTGAAGAGGGCGAACTCGCCCCGCAGGCTGCCTGA
- a CDS encoding MFS transporter, giving the protein MIPAQNPSTGEGAPPRFRQLSALCYSAPLLVNGIVLPFFPVWLATHQFNDHQIGTILAVPMVVRVLVAPIVAVFADRMQERAHVLLWSGILSLLTAIALCWTTNFWPVLIVFALQGATFAPYVPVVESIVISGVRRWGLDYGSMRVWGSVAFIISTLIGGELVGNWGGAMVLPVMIFGFTLTIVMAVFCPRIGPTRRRGQPINLPATTGSGLREPHLLLLLLGVSIQQASHALLNAFSSIYWHQLGFSGTAVGLLWSAGVASEVTVFFLSRRLNRRFNAWTLIRFGCAVSICRWVFFPMETSFIGFLMLQCLHGFTYAFVHTGVQRRIVATVQETQEASAQGAYFFYIGMASGLMTIASGYIYSALGLDSYYVMACVAAFGLALVIIAYYLQPQRLASGGNTREPA; this is encoded by the coding sequence ATGATTCCCGCACAAAATCCCTCGACGGGTGAGGGAGCGCCGCCGCGCTTCCGGCAGCTTAGCGCGCTGTGTTACAGCGCGCCGCTGCTGGTCAACGGTATCGTTCTGCCCTTCTTCCCCGTCTGGCTTGCAACTCACCAGTTCAATGACCATCAGATCGGCACGATTCTGGCCGTACCGATGGTGGTGCGCGTTCTCGTGGCGCCGATCGTGGCAGTCTTCGCCGATCGCATGCAGGAGAGGGCACATGTGCTCCTGTGGTCAGGCATCCTTTCGCTGCTGACGGCCATCGCCCTCTGCTGGACGACGAATTTCTGGCCGGTGCTGATCGTCTTTGCACTGCAGGGCGCGACCTTCGCGCCCTATGTGCCGGTCGTCGAATCGATCGTGATTTCGGGTGTGCGCCGCTGGGGGCTCGATTATGGCTCCATGCGCGTCTGGGGCTCAGTCGCCTTCATTATTTCCACGTTGATCGGCGGCGAGTTGGTTGGCAACTGGGGCGGCGCCATGGTGCTGCCGGTGATGATCTTCGGCTTCACGCTGACAATCGTCATGGCCGTTTTCTGTCCGCGCATCGGGCCGACACGGCGGCGCGGCCAGCCGATCAATCTCCCGGCGACGACGGGCAGCGGGCTGCGCGAGCCGCATCTGCTGCTTCTGCTGCTCGGCGTTTCCATCCAGCAGGCAAGCCATGCGCTGCTCAACGCCTTCTCCTCGATCTATTGGCACCAGCTCGGTTTTTCGGGCACCGCGGTCGGTCTTCTCTGGAGCGCCGGCGTCGCCTCCGAAGTAACGGTCTTCTTCCTGTCGCGGCGGCTCAACCGCCGCTTCAATGCCTGGACGCTGATCCGTTTCGGCTGCGCCGTCAGTATCTGCCGCTGGGTGTTCTTCCCAATGGAGACGAGCTTCATCGGCTTCTTAATGCTGCAATGCCTGCACGGCTTTACCTATGCCTTCGTGCATACCGGCGTGCAGCGGCGCATCGTCGCCACGGTGCAGGAGACGCAGGAAGCCTCTGCCCAGGGTGCCTATTTCTTCTATATCGGCATGGCCTCGGGCCTGATGACGATCGCCTCCGGCTATATTTATTCCGCACTCGGCCTCGACAGCTATTATGTCATGGCCTGTGTCGCCGCCTTCGGGCTCGCACTCGTCATCATCGCCTATTATCTTCAGCCCCAGAGGCTGGCGTCAGGCGGGAATACGAGGGAGCCGGCATAG
- the dgcA gene encoding N-acetyl-D-Glu racemase DgcA produces MPRHLDIQMNSFPIAGTFTISRGAKTSAEVITCTLTESGARGLGECVPYRRYGETMESVMAQIEAARPLIEDGISRAALLHAMPPGAARNAVDCALWDLEAKLSGRSVADRLDLRKLKPLTTAYTISLGEPDVMAAQAREHAQRPVLKVKVGTGNDESRILAVRAAAPDSAIILDANEGWPEDRLEHHLRIAAEANIALVEQPLPAGRDDMLAEIARHVLVCADESVHHTGDLASLADRYDAINIKLDKTGGLTEALEMKEEAQRLGFSIMIGCMVGTSLAMAPAVLLAQDADFVDLDGPLLLARDREPGLNYAGSLVFPPDASLWG; encoded by the coding sequence ATGCCGCGCCACCTTGATATCCAGATGAATTCATTCCCGATTGCGGGCACCTTCACCATCTCGCGCGGGGCAAAGACCTCGGCGGAGGTGATCACCTGCACGCTGACAGAATCAGGAGCCAGGGGTTTGGGCGAATGTGTGCCCTACCGCCGCTATGGCGAGACGATGGAAAGCGTAATGGCGCAGATCGAAGCGGCCCGCCCGCTGATCGAGGATGGCATCTCCCGGGCTGCGTTGCTGCATGCCATGCCGCCGGGAGCAGCCCGCAATGCCGTCGATTGCGCGCTCTGGGATCTCGAAGCCAAACTATCAGGCCGGAGCGTTGCCGACCGGCTCGATCTGCGCAAGCTGAAGCCCCTGACGACAGCCTATACGATCTCGCTCGGAGAACCGGATGTCATGGCCGCCCAGGCGCGTGAACATGCCCAGCGCCCGGTCCTGAAGGTCAAGGTCGGTACTGGCAATGACGAGAGCCGGATTCTGGCGGTGCGCGCCGCAGCGCCCGATTCCGCCATCATCCTCGATGCCAATGAGGGCTGGCCCGAAGACAGGCTGGAACATCATCTTCGCATTGCTGCCGAAGCCAATATTGCGCTGGTGGAGCAGCCGCTCCCGGCCGGTCGTGACGACATGCTGGCCGAGATTGCCCGCCACGTGCTCGTTTGTGCCGATGAGAGCGTCCACCACACCGGCGACCTCGCAAGCCTTGCCGACCGCTACGACGCGATCAACATCAAGCTTGATAAAACCGGCGGCCTGACGGAAGCGCTGGAAATGAAGGAGGAAGCGCAGCGGCTCGGCTTCTCCATCATGATCGGCTGCATGGTCGGCACATCGCTTGCGATGGCGCCTGCCGTGCTTCTGGCGCAGGATGCTGATTTCGTCGATCTCGACGGCCCGCTGTTGCTTGCCCGCGACCGCGAACCTGGCCTGAACTATGCCGGCTCCCTCGTATTCCCGCCTGACGCCAGCCTCTGGGGCTGA
- a CDS encoding MlaE family lipid ABC transporter permease subunit has product MKDTSILKSEKRNAASLHVDDRAEGSGQHVHLAGNWRSANIHLVLQDFDKLARNNSGDLTLDLSDVTDIDTAGIWLLCRLKKKQEEAGRTVRFEGTNQHIDELIATFSKEPEKQEPEQKEKLSIAERILAPIGRMTLDVWDNVAASMYILGSAVRGAQMKFGRGSGVSPASIVNQIDHMGVRAVPIILLMSFLIGAIIAQQGAFQLRYFGAEIFVVDLVGILQLREIGVLLTAIMIAGRSGSAITAEIGSMKMREEVDALKVMGLNPIGVLIFPRLVALTVALPLLTVIANFASLAGAAAVAYAYSGITFATFLSRLHEAVTLSTVLAGMIKAPFMALVIGIVAAVEGLKVGGSAESLGQHVTASVVKAIFVVILMDGLFAMFYAAIDF; this is encoded by the coding sequence TTGAAAGACACAAGTATTTTGAAGTCCGAGAAACGCAACGCCGCCTCGCTGCATGTGGACGACCGAGCCGAGGGCTCGGGCCAGCATGTGCATCTTGCAGGCAATTGGCGCAGCGCCAACATCCATCTCGTCCTGCAGGATTTCGACAAGCTGGCGCGCAACAATAGCGGCGACCTGACGCTCGATCTTTCCGATGTCACTGATATCGATACGGCCGGCATCTGGTTGCTTTGCCGGCTAAAGAAGAAGCAGGAAGAGGCCGGGAGGACGGTCCGTTTCGAAGGCACGAACCAGCATATCGACGAGCTGATCGCAACTTTCTCCAAGGAACCTGAAAAGCAGGAGCCTGAGCAGAAGGAGAAGCTCTCGATCGCCGAGCGCATCCTCGCACCGATCGGGCGGATGACCCTCGATGTCTGGGACAATGTCGCTGCCTCGATGTATATCCTCGGCTCGGCGGTGCGCGGCGCGCAGATGAAGTTCGGCCGCGGCAGCGGCGTTTCGCCGGCCTCGATCGTCAACCAGATCGACCACATGGGTGTGCGGGCCGTTCCGATCATCCTGCTGATGTCCTTCCTGATCGGCGCGATCATCGCGCAGCAGGGCGCCTTCCAGCTTCGTTATTTCGGTGCGGAAATCTTCGTCGTCGACCTTGTCGGCATCCTGCAGCTTCGTGAAATCGGCGTGCTTCTGACCGCGATCATGATCGCCGGCCGGTCGGGCAGCGCGATCACCGCCGAAATCGGTTCGATGAAGATGCGCGAGGAAGTCGACGCGCTGAAAGTGATGGGCCTCAACCCGATCGGAGTGCTGATCTTCCCGCGGCTAGTGGCGCTGACCGTTGCGCTGCCGCTTCTGACCGTAATTGCCAACTTTGCGTCGCTGGCGGGTGCCGCCGCCGTCGCCTATGCCTATTCTGGCATTACGTTCGCCACCTTCCTGTCGCGCCTGCATGAGGCTGTGACGCTCTCGACGGTTCTTGCCGGCATGATCAAGGCGCCGTTCATGGCGCTCGTCATCGGCATCGTCGCGGCGGTCGAAGGCCTGAAGGTCGGCGGCAGCGCCGAATCGCTTGGCCAGCATGTGACGGCTTCCGTCGTGAAGGCGATTTTCGTCGTCATCCTGATGGACGGACTTTTTGCGATGTTCTATGCAGCGATCGATTTCTGA
- a CDS encoding ABC transporter ATP-binding protein codes for MADNVDQQPIETSKNGTENEGRDVVLSARDVTVGFGSKVVLDKLNLDIYRGEILGFVGASGTGKSVLMRTVLRLLPRRSGTIKILGQDFDELDEPERNALDMRLGVLFQQGALFSSLTVKENIQVPMREYLDLPASLMDELAHLKIRMVGLAADAADKYPSELSGGMIKRAALARALALDPELVFLDEPTSGLDPIGAAEFDELIANLRDSLGLTVYMVTHDLDSLFSVCDRIAVLGKKRVMVEGTIDDMLAYDDPWVQAYFKGKRARSIVPQEDAPAARAQHDSGK; via the coding sequence ATGGCGGACAACGTGGATCAGCAACCGATCGAAACGAGCAAGAACGGCACCGAAAATGAGGGGCGTGATGTCGTCCTTTCAGCGCGTGACGTCACGGTCGGTTTTGGCTCCAAGGTCGTGCTCGATAAGCTCAACCTCGATATCTACCGCGGCGAGATCCTGGGCTTCGTCGGCGCTTCCGGCACTGGCAAATCGGTGCTGATGCGCACCGTGCTGCGCCTGCTGCCGCGCCGCTCCGGCACTATCAAGATCTTGGGCCAGGATTTCGACGAGCTGGACGAGCCGGAGCGCAATGCGCTCGACATGCGTCTCGGCGTCCTCTTCCAGCAGGGCGCGCTTTTCTCCTCGCTGACGGTGAAGGAGAATATCCAGGTGCCGATGCGCGAATATCTCGATCTGCCCGCTTCGCTGATGGATGAGCTCGCGCATCTGAAGATCCGGATGGTGGGCCTGGCAGCCGACGCGGCGGACAAATATCCGTCCGAACTTTCAGGCGGCATGATCAAGCGTGCGGCGCTCGCCCGCGCGCTGGCGCTCGACCCGGAACTCGTCTTCCTCGACGAGCCGACATCCGGCCTCGATCCCATTGGTGCTGCGGAATTCGACGAGCTGATCGCCAATCTGCGCGATAGCCTGGGGTTAACGGTCTATATGGTGACCCACGACCTCGACAGCCTGTTTTCGGTCTGCGACCGTATTGCCGTGCTCGGAAAGAAGCGGGTAATGGTGGAAGGAACGATCGACGACATGCTGGCCTACGACGATCCGTGGGTTCAAGCCTACTTCAAGGGCAAGCGTGCGCGTTCAATCGTGCCGCAGGAAGACGCGCCGGCGGCCCGGGCGCAGCATGACAGCGGGAAGTGA